GcttgcctttcttctgcagcatgcTGGAGAAGGCCATTGTAGTCAGGACACAAGCAGCCAGCGAGCAGTATGTGTTAATGGCAGCTCGGTGCTGGGCATCCCCGTGTTCAGAAATTGCTGAATTAAAACTGGGCCAGTACATCCACAGATACAGGGTACCTGATGTGATGGAGATTGGCGAgacaaagaacagaaaggaaaaagaaagaatacaggGATTGAAAAATTCCTAAAAGGATGATCTTTCTTCGCACAGAGAAGCTGAATCACTGGGTTCACTAGTCCTGCTGCCCTAGCACTGTTCCCCCCACAGCACCAGGAGACACTGGCAGAGAAGGGAAACCAAAACACTTACTTGTTTTCTCTAGCACCATCTCAACCCAGGCCCTGATGAAGGGTGCTGCATAGCTCTGAATTGTCAAAAGGTGGGATATAGCATTCCTCAGCACCAGGCCCTAGTTTCAGTCCAGTTTCCCCAGAGACAGGAGGGGCAAGCTTACTGTAGCTGAGCAGTACACAACTACCAACTCCACCAAGGCTAGGGTTGACTCACCGATCATAGCGAAGAGGTCAGAGTGGTACACAGAGCCCTGCTTGTCCTTACTCTGCTCCAGGTTGGGTCTGTATAGGATGCTTGTTACAGTCAGGCCAAAGTAGGCCCCAAAGGTGTGAATGGTCATGGAACCACCAGCATCTTTAACCTACAGCCATAGAAAGCAGAAGTACCCTTCTGGAATCTCCATTCATTCTAGAAGAGAGATCTGGTTTGCATCATGCCCATCTTGTCTGTCCAATTTCCAGCCTGCAATTAGTCGCGGGGAGAGAGGGACAAAAATGCTCTGGTTCTGCTAGTTATCCTGCTCTTTTGGTCCTGTGTATGGCCATACCATTCCTCTTAGCTCCTCCTTGGTAGGTATGAAGGCAGAAGAGAACTTCTGACCTGTTCCAATGACAAGTGGTTTGCAACAATATTCTTAAAACAAATCAGGATTAACTTTCTTCCATCATCAGCAGATGACATAGTCACAGGACTGAGCActaaatacagaataatttatcCCTTTCACCTCAGGATTCTTATACAAATATTGAAAAGCCACAAGTATTACAAGCACTTCCCCTTGAACACTGATGATGGTTGTTGTGAATGCAGACTTCCTGCTAGCCTGTGAGGGATCGGATCAAGAGTTCTTGCTGTCCCTGAATGTCCTGGCAGTGGGGAATGGGCTTAGCATGGTGGTAACAGGCCACCTTTGATAAAGCACCCCAGTAACCTCTCTCTGGatctttgttctcttttgtgGTTGTGGTTGCAtcacttttctacttttctatCTGCCTCAGGACTGCTGCAGCTACTGCAGTTCTCTCTTGTTAGCTGCATTTGCCCAGAGCTGATGTCAGAAGCATCACCTCCAGGAATGGAGTAAGAAGCAGACACACAAGACAGCGGGGGCTGAACCTCTGTGCATGGGCACTGCCTGGACTCATTTACATGATGTAATGAACCTGGAGGGAATCACAGAGGGTATTTCAAAGGCACGCAGTGAAAATAATCATCATGCTGTCAGATGAGAATTCCCCTTTTCACATCACTGCTGATAAGCATTGGAGGAGAATCCCTGCCTTGTATTTCAAACTACCAGGCTACTGGCTCTCCAAGAGTTCCTTTTCCCCAGTGTGAGAGTTACTCTAGGGTCCTCATTGCTCAGGCTCTCCTACTTTCTTTCTGGTTCTATAAGTGCATTCTTATCCCTCAcaccaagaaaatgaaattctgactggcaattagaaataaatgaagttcTAGTTCTCCCAAGGCTTCAGCATCCTTTCCTTCATGCCAGGTTGGCTCTCACATGTGCTCAGGTCTTCTGGAAGCCTCTTCACTTTCCAGCCCCTCAAACCCTCTCTCAGACTGCAAGAACTCAGCCTCCGTTAGCAGACATCTCATCCACTTtgacatctgttttctttcaacaaAGCCCATATTCCAGCAGGGGAAGCAGCCACAAGGGAAATCTTTGACAGGATAGAGTGACTGGCCCTTTGTGTCAAGACTCCTCGGCCGCCTTGGGAGCCTCAACAGAGGTACCCAGTGCTCTGGACTCATCAGGCTTGTATGTAAAACCCTGGGAAATCTCCTTTCTTAACGAAAGGAGAGGCCAGACCACAGGGGAGTGGCTTCTGCCATCCCCCTCCTTTCTaatgcttttactttttctgcctAAATTATTGCATTTCAAATGCTTATGAAAGCAAGGACTTGGTGGAGCCTTAGCAAAGGGAGACATATTTAAGAGAcatgcagagaggaagaaacagaaccAAGTTGGTGCTGCCCTAAAGAAAAGCCTTACATGAAGCAGGTTGAGGAGGATGTACTCATTCACTGCAAAGAGTGTGACTTGAAACAAAGTCATGACGAGGAGCTGTATGGGGCTAGTTTTGCCCAGGATGGCCCCAAAGGCAATGCACACTGAGCCCACACAGAAATCAGCATTGATCaagctgaaaaagagaaaggaaaattatgGTTTAATAATGAAGTACTATCCCCTAACTCACCCTCATCCACCCTTGGCTCTAGAGAATCCCAGCCCAGGACACACGTGATTAGGAGCCAGCCCTGGATTTCCCGTTAACCTTCCTCACATCTGGACATACTGTCCAATTAAGATGCTTTCTCCCAAATTATTTGAACAATAAAATGCAGGATTATATAAGTTTTTAGCACTGGGGTCTCTGGTACTTGGCTTGGGGAGTAAGGAATGACTCTCATTCATTCGTTTCAAATTGAACAGTACTCCCATAATAGCAGCCACCTTTAGGGTAAAAGGTGGAAAGCGACTGAAGGTATGCAGAATGCCACTCTGCTGCATTGGTGGAGGGAAATTGGCCAAAGAGCTTTCCTTATACAATATGCTCTTTAGAGCTCATGGAAGGAAGACAATAGTTGCAAGACTGTCTTCTGCCCATAACACAGGGACAGGTGCTCCCAGCTCCTAGCCTGGCTCTCATCCCAGCTCTTCTACTGCTTGGCCGAGAGGTGGTAACCCAGAGCCCGTATCTCTTCTTACTTCTCCACTCCAATCAGGATCTTTCCAGTCTTGAAAGAGTGGAACCAGCCTTGCATCAGGACAGCCCACTGGATCCCAAAGGCAGCGAGGAGGAAATTGAAACCCACAGCTCCAAATCCATAACGCTTGAGGAACATCATGAGAAAGCCAAAGCCCACAAATATCATCACGTGGACATCCTGGAAAGCTGTGCGGAGGGAAGGAATCATCAGCTCTACAGGGGAACACAGGGCCACAAATACCATTTGAattcagcagagcagagaaactAAGCATGTCAATGACAGTAGGGAGGAAAGTCAAGGGAAAATTGGAATATGTGCGTTTGTCACATGCCCGCTCATTCTGATGATGGCTCAACTTTTGGAAACTGCCTTTTGGTTAAAAAGTTCAGTCTTGAAAGCCAAAAAATGTTTACTAAAAGCAGTTTGCAAGGGAAGATTGGAGAGTCTAAAGGAGTAttcagaggaaaacatttttgttttcaaaatagtgtattcaaaatattttttcctttttgaaaaagtGCAAAAATGTCAAGTAAAATGAACAGTGCCCGAGTTTggttaaaagcaaatgaatcgTTATTTTGAGTAGGCCCATCTTACCAAGGGTCCTGGCCCTGTTGATGGCTTGCAGCAAGTATTTAGGGAAGAGTATAATAACAATGaaaacttaaattaaaaaaaaagaaaacagtaaactGTAATTTTTCTGTCCATCAACCTCTGCAGGCCAACCCACAGCACAGTGCTTGTAACCATTACTTCTTCCAGCTGTCAGAGCTAACCTTGCTGAGAGAAGTGGTGACTGCTGGGATTTATAGTGATACCTATGCTACTGTTTCTGGCTTGTTCCCTTTAACAGATCTAATGGGTCTCCCTCTGAGATAGGAACTTGCATTGGGGAAGATGAGCTCTGAACAGTGCTGTAACAGAGGCGTGCTCTCCCTCTCCTGTTGTAGTGGAGACTCTTGCATCACGGAAGTCAGAGGCAAAATATGCTTGACACCAGGATCTCACTTTCTGAGAGTTTCACTGCTTAATTGTTCCCTTCAGTATGGAGCAAAAGCCATCCTCACCAGAGACATCCAGTTCTTCCAAGAGTGCTCATATCTACTAACTCCTGTCCCTCAGATGCCCTTCCCCGGGGGAAACTGTACCTGTGGGACTGTGAGTCTCTTGAGAGAAATTCTTGGTGCAATAAACTTGGTTTACTTTTTAATGTTGCATTGTTACTTTCAGATAAGGATCACTTTGCAATTAAGTGAGCTGAAAAGCTGCATAATTACAAATTAAATCATGCATACTCTCACACTGGAGGCTGCTCTGCCCATTAAAAGAGCAGGACACCCAAGGCTGAGTTTCCCTGCCAGCAGATAACCACCAGCAAACCAATACTGTAGAAGAGGTGAACAAAGCAAATTAAGAGCTACATCAGCAATTTTGCATTATGTAGTGAACAAAACACTATAGCTCTGTAGCCAGCAAAGACTGTGTGCCTCAGAGTAGGTGTAGGCtcagagcaaaagaaattcagcagCTGAGAATCTGCTCTACCCCTAACCTGTGCTGGCCCTTCAGCATTCAGAGAGCCCAGCAGCTCCTGAATCAGCTCCTACAGGGACAGTGGGACTGTATCCACTACTTCCACTAAAGGCTGGATGAGGATTTGGGTGAGATGTAACTCTGCAGAAGTCTTAGCTTCTGTCCATTGGTACTTTCCAAGATCTCGCAACTTGTATAAGGACAAGCATTTCAACAGACTCCAGCAGTGTAGTGCCAAGTTGCAGAGACAGGtcaattttcttgtttttaaaaatgctccCCACGCTAATGAAATTCCTTGCAAAGAAGCAAGGAGACAAAATCTGCAGCTGACACTGTTCAGCAGAGGTAACTTCAAGTGTACTTCTCTACATGTGCTAAGAACGAGTCTTCATAACACTGATTTTACCATACAATCACACACACTTTCCCTTTGCAGCTGTATTTATTCTCACCACCTCTCTTCTCAAGGATAAGCAGCAAAATACATGACTGGAATGATCTGCTGCCACTTGCACTATATATTCCTGCTGAAtccttctgaaagcagaaatatgtAGGTCAAAATTAAGGTCGCAGACTGTGCAGCCTCCAAAAACACAGAGGATTCTGATTGTTTGTTAGATCCTGTACAAACATAGAAAGAAGAGCAGGTCTTTCCTCAAACTGCATGTAATCTAAAGCcttgcatttgttttgtctTAAGAATAACACATTTTGTGACTCACAAATAGCCCAGGGGCTTCTAAGCCCTGAAGTTTTTGTGACATTGCTTTTATGGGAAGGCAATTGCCATTGCTACAAGAGGAAGTGATTGGGCTTTGGGAATACTACCTGTACTGAAGAATCTCATTTATTTCCCCTGGAGAGCAGATGATTCATCCATTATGAAATATCAATATATgattcaaattaaaagaaattgtagTGCTGACTGGAGTTGAACTGGCAGTCGTGGAACTGGGCACCACTAATACAACTGCACAcagccttcctcctgcctggaTTTCCTAATCATCTCTGGGCTTGGAGGACTCTTCAGTTTGTCATGCCTTTCCCACTGCAACATCTTTGCTATTGTAGTACAGGTCCTGTGGACAGTAGCAGTCACAGAAACATTAAGGCAGAAGATCTGCGTGTGTTTAACTATCTCAGTCTCTTCTAAGCAGAGCTGGATGGAGACAAAGATCAAAATGACAGGGCTTGGTCATCTTGCCATGTTTGCCCATTTTTGCAGAGCGAGAGCAAGAGAGCGCgtgcaagaaagagagaaagtataTTTCTGACTAGctaatggggaaaaaacagctctGGCTTTGGGCACATGAGCCCTTCCTCAGGtctgaaatagaaacagaattCAAAGTTAAACTGAGAACAGTTGCTCTGAAGTTGATTTAACTATGAGACTTTGTTAAGCCATTTGACAGAGAATATTTAGTACTGTGGAGCAAAGCTGGGTTATGAGCACAAAAGAGATATAACATTGCTAGCTCCTACAAGCTCCTTGGCCTAAAACCTCACCTTTCTGACCTTGTCCCAACATTACAATGACAACAACAGCACTTGTGCACTGCTGTCACTTCACAAAGACCTGTGTGGTGTTAGTCCAAAGGGCAGGATCTTGACAAAGAGCTCAGGGGATTCATGGCCTTAGACTTAGGAGCATGCCAGCTGAACAACTAGTTTTTGTAAACAAATCCTTCTCTGAAATAGCTAATACTCAGCAGGTACATGTTTCTATAGCTCCTTTGATTTAGAAAGTGTTTGTAATGGAAATGTTCTAAATAGATTCATGACTCAGGGCTGTTGCTTCCTTGGAAACAATTGCCTACAGAAGCAAAGTGCTTCCAATGGTTGACAAAGATGACAATCAGCACTGGAGATCAAATCCAGTCAAACACACTGCCTGGTCAAAAAAGCTTTAAGCTCCTGAAAAAACCCTACCCCTAATATGATACAGTGACCGGAGAGCCCTAAGAACCTGGCAGGTCAGGAGATTTCCAGCATCAAAATGGCTATAACTAAAGGCTGATTTACTAGTGAGGGGGAGGATgtaggaaggggaggaagatgTCACAGAATCTAGACAGCTGTTCCTCTGTATGCACAGAAAAGTTTGCTCTGATCCAGAGCCAAGGGAGGAGGCAGCAAGCTGAAATTTGAAAGGTGCTGAGAACACGTCAGCCTtattcctggaaaaaaagacgTAATTTACTGGTGTCATAGTACCCTGTTGACAGTGCTTGAAGAGCACTAGGAAGCCACAAggcttttctcttgctcttcgGTAAGTCTCAGACCAGCCCCAAGGCAAAAGCTTGATTCTCCAGGAGCAGGTGGAGACATCAGCTCTGACAAGCTGTGTCCCAAGCCAGAAATATCTGGGAAAGATGAAAGAAGCACTTGGCAAGGGCTTGTCCTTCTAGACCTTTCCCTTCACCTTCCCCTAAATCCATGCATAGAGCTGTGGGGCAATGAAGCCATTTTCTGGGTAGTGGGTACGCGCTGAGCTTGTTGTAGCAGAGATCAGACAGCGGTGTTCATTCATGTAACACGGAAGATCTAAGCCCATCTCTCACTGCCCTTTCTGCGGCCTGCCCTtacttttcctgctttcagggaCAGTGGTCTCTGGAGCTTGTCCAGGAGCCCACCTCTATCCTTGAGCTAGCAAGCACCTCTCCAAATTACAGCCCTCACCCACAAAGAACAAGGTTCTGGGAAGATCTTAAACTGCACAGCCAAATAGCAGAGAGATGGGTTGATCCAGCAGGAGGGACCCTGTAGTTGGGCTGGGATGCTGGGGACAGTAGTGctaaaagcagcatttgcagaTACATGTGAGGGATGCAGCCAGTCAGCACTCAGACTAGGGTTCCCAAATACTCACATGGGTATCGGAAGTAGAAATCATTCTCTATGTCACTGGTCACATTcatcttttgcttctcttcctcccaATGTGCATCAGCTTCGGGACCAAAGCGCACGAAGACCCCAAAAAGGACGATCATAGCCACCTCCCAGAGGAGGCAGACAAGTGGGAGCCGCCAGCGCATGTACGTGTTCTTCGCCATCCCCTGGTGCCTCGGACGCTCCATCCACAAAGCTCCCCGGGGAGCAGGCACAATGTGTAAGCCTGCGTCCCCTGCATCCGTGGAAGGCAGGCGACATATATAAGTATGAGAGAGCAAGGTGGGGCCCAGGGAGGTGCCTCTGGCAGGATCACGTTTCAGAGTGCGGGAGGTTTGACAGACttgctttcacctttctttctctctaggAGGAGGGATGGGTCTCCAGCACCTTTCCTCTAAGCTGCTCCAAACACTTCTGAGCCCTGCCTCTGCGGGTGACTGCAGGAGGCGTGAGGCAAGGCAGGGAGTGGAGCCCAGGCatcctgcctcctgctctgccctgccccacaccccttcctttcccctttcaggATTAGAACTGGACCCAGGCGTCCTGACCCTCAGCATCCGTCTCCCTGAGCACCCTCCCTTCTTACATGACATAGTGGGGCTGGTGGCCTGCTTCCCTTGTCATGGATCTGGCTCTGCAAATGCCCTTTCCCAGCCAGTATAGAGGATGAAGGCAGGGTGCCCCTCACCCAGGAATCAGCTGTCCCACTCGCTCCTCACAGGTCCCTCTTGTATCACAGGGCAGAACGGCAGTCCGGGGAGGCCTTTCTCCCTATGGGTGGGGAAGGGTGGTAAAACCTTTCTCCTCCTTACTTTCTGGCATGCATCTGGACAGTCAATCACACCTTGTAAGCTAGGGTGAAGGTGAATGGGGCTGGGCCTGCCACCCCATGCGGGGCAACTCCCAGAGCCTATTGGGCAACACCAGACTATCACAGGGGCTCGTTTCCCCCATCAGCCTCTGCCAGGCTCTGGATGCAGAGCTGGGGAGatgcagccctggcagagctgccagGAAGTTGGGGGCTGCCCACTCCCTTTTCACTGCACTGTGGACAGTTCTGTCCAACCAAGAGCAAATTGGCTGAGCCCAAGGTCCAAATTCCCTTTAAATGACcaggaaaaaaaccaaattGTGGGGCCTCCCCATATCCTTCTCAAGGCAGCCTGAATCACTGGGTTGGGCGTGAGTATTGCAGTATATGTTGGGGAAAGACGTTTGCGGCACTGTtccaggaggaagaggaagataaaTGCTTTAAACCAATGCCAGGATCATGTAGACATGCAATGGGCCTGTCAAGGCTGCCATATATTTACAGGGATAGAGAACTGACATATATCCTTTCATTTCCCAACGTGTTTTACCCAGCACATCATCCTGGCAAGACGAGCTGAGCTGGGACTGGCACAAGCTCTATGAACTAGGGCAGTAGCTCTGAGACAGTGCCAGAAATGGGATTGGAGACCTCAGTGCCTTGCAGTCTCCAGATGGCTTGGCTCCTCCAAGCACCCTTGGAGAAAGCACTGTTGCCTAGCAGGGCTCAGTTCAGCTTGGCCATGTCCCCTCCTCACAGCTGATATCTTTCTACCCCTCCAATATGTTCACTGCATCTGCACTGCACTGTATTGGCAGTGCTGCAtggaaaagaggggaaatctACGGAGGGTCAATggaaaaatgtggatttttcCATTCCATGTGAAAGAGCACAAGACATTTCTGGTATGGGACTTCCTTTAGTGCTACATTAATAAGCATAAACGCAACACTTGGTTCTGCTGAGACTTGAAGCACTgtcaaaacaatgaaaaaattaTGTGCTCTTTTCCCAAAGATTGAGGCAAGTCCTTCAACAGATCACAGTTCCTTCCTCTGGCTGAAGGTCCCAGAGTGCCTGTCAGTAGATAAAAGACTGCAGCCCAGGCAAGCTGCCCAAATTTGCTGATGGCATCTAACTGTGGCCTGCAGGCTCAGCAAATGGTATTGATTTCCATGTTAATAAGGCAATAATTTGAGTTTATCATTacttcttgtttgctttcttctcaaaATGACAAATGGCAGAAAAATGCCATGGATAGTTTTGGAGAGACTGGCAGCAACACAAAATCATTCTCAAATCTCATTGGAGAGGTTTGGGCTCCATGCAGGCAGCATGGCAGAGGTATCTTTGGAAAGAGCTGAGGAAATGCAACTCAAAAGCAAAGAACACCTCTTTATTACAGAGGAATCTGCTAGCAAATTAAGATACACCATGGAGGGTTTGCGGGgagaaagacagcaagaaaGCCCTTGATGCTGCCCAACAGCTGAGCTATCTATGGGAAATGCATTACAGGCCAAAGTAGCATGTGAAATGAACTTTCTTTGCAAAGGATAAGGGAAAATATGTTATACATTGAAAAGGACTGAGCAATATCTTAAAACATGATCTTCTGGGCCAACATCAGTCCCAATATCTCAGCCTAGGGTACCAGGCTGGTTCCTTTAGCCAGACTGTAGGAGAGCACCAGGGCACAGGCCCTTCCTCCAGCTCCAGGGAACTGCTGGGAGGTTGGAGCCAAAATCCAGTACTGCACTTGTCTCTGCAAGGCACGAGACTGGCACTGCTCCCTTCCCATCCACAGAGATGCTGAGGAAAAGGGAACCGATGGCTGAGGATTAGAGCTGGCACAGTGTTCCTGCAGGCTTGAAAGAGCTGGCTGAACTCCCTTTTCTAGGCTCTGGCCCTGTGCTCATCACCAGGACAGTGTTAGGGACATGAGTGCAGGCAGTAGTTCCAAAATCTAGTGTGTGACTTGACTCTTACAATGGGTCTGCACAACATGTTCCTGCCTGTCTGTTAGTGCTCACTGTGCACTAGCTGTCTTTGATGGTCTCCATAGGTCTTCATACCCTGAGGGTCTGTACCATCATGCTTATTATACTGAGGGACATGCTGCTTCCTGCACCAACAGGTCTATGTCTGCCCAGCCCTCTTTGGACCTGCACAAGCAGAGCCTCTGTCTGCTTCAACAGGACATGAGTCACTTAGTGGGGACGCACTGCCCTTGCACACCTCAAGGGTGCCTGCCTCACCTGGAACAAGAGCAGAGTTTGTTCTCCTAAGGATCATCAGTCCCTCTCGGGATGCTGTTCAGAGCCCTCTGCACTACGTTTTTGGACCTCCCATAATACATGGATTCTGCAGGCCATGTTCAGCCATACAGACTAGGAGGCTAGAAAGCAGCTGAAATCCCTAAACAATACCTGAGCCCTAATCACAGGAAGCACTGTTGACGGTCGTATGTTCTCCTGCCAGCTACTTGGGAAGATCAGTCTTCAGCCCTGCCCTAGAGCAGGACAGCAAGACTGCTTAGAAGCTTCAATAGAAGGAGACAGAGAGGCACAAAGGAGCATTTTATAGCATAAGGGAACTTGCTAACTCCTGGCAGCATAGCCATCAGCAATTACTCTGTGTGATTGCCCTTTAGCAGGAGAAAGCAAACTGCAGCGCTTTCCAATCAGGGGTCTCATTGAACTGGCAGTATATGCAGAAAAGTAGCTTGCTAAGCCCTCTCCCTGCAGAGacagagagctgtgctgcagtcTGGGAGCCAGGGAGCTGCCGTAGTCCTGACAGTCCTGTACATTAGCCTTccagttctgcagcagctctgttcACTGACCTCCTTCCTACCCACTCTATTCCCTGCCTCTCTCCCCTGTGTCTGAGCACAGCACTCCCTTTATGAAAGCAGAGGGCAAACAATAATAGCTTTTCCACTGGCCTGATAGTCTCACCTTGTTGCACCGCCTCGCATTGCCTCTCCTTATCAACCTGCAGATCAgcactttgctgctgcagtgtgaTCAGAGCCGGCATGCTCTGCTAGCTGCCCCCACGTACAGGGGCTGACTCCTTATTCACTCTCACCTGTCAACAGCGTGAGAGCCTATTAAAGGACTGGCTTCTCACGAGGCTCCTTTGCAGGGCCTGGGCAATACAAGAAAGGCTGACTGAGATAGCACTTCCTGCCACCAGCTACTGGAGAGGCTTGGGAACGCACCCTGACAGGGGGATAGTGCAGGCTACATGCAGCATAGAGTCCTCTTGAACTTACATACCACTTAAAGAGGCAAACAGAAGGAGCTGGCCCCAGTGGGTTACTCTGATGATCAGCCCCTTGAGGAGAGGAACTTTACTGAGGTTCCTCCCTGCATGGCAGCCATACAACTCTGATCTGCCTGATCGGCCAAATCATTAGCAGAGACTGTAGGAAGTGATGCTTCCTTACACTGCCCAGGAGCAAAGCAAGTGAACAAGGGCTCCGCTAAGGTAGTGAGATCATTCTGGAGTCTGCGTTAGGCAAACCAAGGGGGCTATTAGGAGTGCTAAGGTCTACGGGGAGTCTCCTGCCAGCACAGCAGTCCCTGGCCTCTGCCCAACCCATGCTCCCTCTGATCAGAGGTGCCTCTGCAGCTTTGCAGGCAGAAGGTTTCCTAGAGTGGGTTAGACCAAGTCCTTTGCATCCATCCTGTAAGGTACCTAACTGCATCACATGATGCATGGGGCAGATTTCATACTCCAGTCATAAGTGCCAAGCTGCTTAAAAGTTTTGTTGGAAACTCCATGCAAGTATGAGCCAGTGCATGGCCTAGTAGAGGGACTGCTTGCCTACATCACCACTGAATTTGGCCCATCATGTCCTGTGCCCATTAGTGTGGCAGCTAAGTGCTAGATCTGTAGCAAGCTGCCCATCTACTTGTAATGCCGGATCCAGGTCCCCTCTCTGCGCCACTGGATCCCAGTGGCAGAGTTGGCTGGAGATGTGAAGGAAGAGCTACTGCTGCAGGCAACCCCCTTCTCTCTGGCGGGGCAGTGCACCCAACACACAcaatttgcttcctttctttcacagaaattagGACCTTTAAGCCTCAGCGCACATATCCCCATGAGTGTGCAGGTGTCAATAAACTTATCTGGAGGCAGCACTGCCTTCATGGTACCCTGCTAACCCTGTACGTAAATGGTTGCAGTTTAGTTTCAAAGTAATACTTTAGGTATGGTTAGCAGAAATGACTCAGGGAGGCTCTTCCAGCCTCTATCTGCCCTAGATCCCCTGAGAGAATCAGCTGGATGCCTCAGGAGGGAGATGGAAAGGTATATTTGCCCTTCTGCTCTGGAGACTTGGGACTAGGCTGGCACTGGTCAGGTCTAAGGTGCCTCAGGAGGGCTCTGGGTGAGAGTTGTACTGTACTGGCCCTAGCTGGGTTTCTCACTTTTACgagcactaaaaatattttagagatgcaataacaaaactgaaaatgctcAGAAATCCCTCCTTCTTGCCTGGAGGCTTCACCCTGGAAAGGAGGAAATGGGGGCTCCT
The sequence above is a segment of the Rhea pennata isolate bPtePen1 chromosome 10, bPtePen1.pri, whole genome shotgun sequence genome. Coding sequences within it:
- the RHCG gene encoding ammonium transporter Rh type C, with amino-acid sequence MERPRHQGMAKNTYMRWRLPLVCLLWEVAMIVLFGVFVRFGPEADAHWEEEKQKMNVTSDIENDFYFRYPSFQDVHVMIFVGFGFLMMFLKRYGFGAVGFNFLLAAFGIQWAVLMQGWFHSFKTGKILIGVENLINADFCVGSVCIAFGAILGKTSPIQLLVMTLFQVTLFAVNEYILLNLLHVKDAGGSMTIHTFGAYFGLTVTSILYRPNLEQSKDKQGSVYHSDLFAMIGTLYLWMYWPSFNSAISEHGDAQHRAAINTYCSLAACVLTTMAFSSMLQKKGKLDMVHIQNATLAGGVAVGTSAEMMLTPYGSLIVGFICGIVSTVGYVYLTPVLESRLHIQDTCGIHNLHGMPGLIGGIVGAITAAAATEDVYGKEGFIKAFDFTGSYRTRTPSVQGGFQAAGIVVSLVMAFAGGALVGGILKLPIWGDPADETCFEDDIYWEVPEDEESDVYHMHNPGDKPASP